The following are from one region of the Eubacterium sp. MSJ-33 genome:
- a CDS encoding zeta toxin family protein: MERENMLNKKPMVLVFAGPNGSGKSTITKYIPIIGKYSNADDVVASTQMDNLTAAEYVDKLRYEMIELKQDFTFETVLSSERKIKIIKEAKKSGYFVKCIFVLTSDPMINVMRVSMRVGNGGHSVPEEKIISRYYKSLDNLKKLFTLCDILHVYDNSAGYERVIRKHKDDLQIFSNKYWSDVALMSLLGLSDVSQDGYLTDDMNLFEKTDNN; this comes from the coding sequence ATGGAGAGAGAAAATATGCTCAATAAGAAACCAATGGTGCTAGTATTTGCTGGACCTAATGGTTCTGGTAAAAGTACAATAACAAAATATATACCTATTATTGGGAAGTACTCAAATGCTGATGATGTTGTTGCATCTACACAGATGGATAATTTAACAGCTGCTGAATACGTTGATAAACTCCGTTATGAAATGATTGAATTAAAGCAAGATTTTACTTTTGAAACTGTTCTGTCTTCTGAGAGAAAAATCAAAATAATAAAAGAAGCGAAAAAGTCTGGTTATTTTGTTAAATGTATTTTTGTTTTGACCTCTGATCCTATGATTAATGTTATGCGAGTGTCTATGCGTGTAGGGAATGGAGGACACAGTGTACCAGAGGAGAAAATAATTTCAAGATATTATAAATCTTTAGATAATCTAAAAAAACTTTTTACTCTTTGTGATATTTTGCATGTATATGATAATTCTGCTGGCTATGAAAGAGTTATACGAAAACATAAAGACGACTTACAGATTTTCAGTAATAAATATTGGTCTGATGTTGCTTTAATGTCCTTGCTGGGTTTATCTGATGTTTCGCAAGATGGATATCTTACGGATGATATGAACCTTTTTGAGAAAACTGACAATAATTAA
- a CDS encoding nucleotidyltransferase domain-containing protein, producing the protein MAFVILYGSYARNEQQDDSDLDMVLIM; encoded by the coding sequence TTGGCTTTTGTTATTTTATATGGTTCCTATGCGCGAAACGAGCAGCAAGATGATTCTGATTTGGATATGGTTTTAATAATGTGA
- a CDS encoding bL17 family ribosomal protein, protein MAMYRKLGKKSDQRIALLRNQVTQLLYHGKIETTEARAKEVRKIAEHLITLAVKEKDNFDEIKVTAKVAKKDKDGKRIKEVVDGKKVTQYDEVEKTVKKDQPSRLHARRQMLKVLYPVVEVPTDAAGKKATTKKVDLTAKLFDEYAAKYASRKGGYTRIVKIGERRGDGAMKVILELV, encoded by the coding sequence ATGGCAATGTATAGAAAACTTGGTAAAAAGTCTGATCAGAGAATTGCATTACTTCGTAATCAGGTAACACAGCTTCTCTATCATGGAAAGATTGAGACAACAGAGGCTAGAGCGAAGGAAGTTCGTAAGATCGCTGAGCACCTTATCACACTTGCTGTTAAGGAGAAGGATAACTTCGACGAGATCAAGGTAACAGCTAAGGTTGCTAAGAAGGATAAAGATGGCAAGCGTATCAAGGAAGTTGTAGATGGCAAGAAGGTTACACAGTACGACGAAGTTGAGAAGACGGTTAAGAAGGATCAGCCTTCCAGACTGCACGCTAGACGTCAGATGCTTAAGGTTCTCTACCCGGTAGTTGAAGTTCCTACAGATGCTGCAGGAAAGAAAGCAACTACAAAGAAGGTAGATCTTACAGCAAAGCTCTTCGACGAGTATGCAGCAAAGTATGCTAGCCGCAAGGGTGGTTACACACGTATCGTTAAGATTGGCGAGCGTCGTGGTGACGGTGCTATGAAGGTTATTCTTGAGTTAGTTTAA
- a CDS encoding DNA-directed RNA polymerase subunit alpha, producing the protein MFEFEKPRIEIAEISDDNKYGKFVVEPLERGYGITLGNSLRRIMLSSLPGTAVSQIKIKGVLHEFSSLPGVKEDVTEIVMNIKDLCIKNNSTTNEPKVAYIDASGDKVVTAGDIQVDGDLEILNKDLVIANLSGPEAKLEMELLITNGRGYVGSDKNKGLDSSIDAIAVDSIYTPVERVNLTVQNTRVGQVTDYDKLTLDVFTNGTLAPDEAVSLAAKVLSEHLNLFIDLSENAKSVDVMVEKEDDQKEKVLEMSIDELELSVRSYNCLKRAGINTVEELTNKTPDDMMKVRNLGRKSLDEVYAKLKELGLSLRTGDE; encoded by the coding sequence GTGTTTGAATTTGAGAAACCTAGAATTGAAATCGCAGAGATTTCAGACGATAACAAATATGGTAAGTTCGTAGTAGAACCGTTGGAAAGAGGCTATGGCATCACACTTGGTAATTCTCTTCGCAGAATTATGTTGTCATCTCTTCCGGGAACTGCAGTCAGCCAGATCAAGATCAAGGGCGTTCTGCATGAGTTCTCATCTCTTCCGGGAGTAAAGGAAGATGTAACAGAAATTGTGATGAACATCAAGGATCTCTGCATCAAGAATAACTCTACTACAAATGAGCCTAAGGTTGCATACATTGATGCTTCAGGTGATAAGGTTGTGACAGCTGGTGATATTCAGGTAGATGGAGATCTTGAGATCTTGAACAAGGATCTTGTAATCGCTAATCTGAGTGGTCCAGAAGCAAAGCTTGAGATGGAGCTTCTGATTACAAACGGTAGAGGTTATGTAGGTTCTGATAAGAATAAAGGTCTTGATTCCTCTATTGATGCAATCGCTGTTGATTCCATCTATACACCTGTTGAGCGTGTAAATCTGACAGTTCAGAATACACGTGTTGGACAGGTTACAGATTATGACAAGCTTACACTTGATGTGTTTACAAATGGTACATTGGCACCGGATGAGGCTGTTAGCCTTGCCGCAAAGGTGCTTAGTGAGCATTTGAATCTGTTCATTGATCTTTCTGAGAATGCCAAGTCTGTAGACGTTATGGTAGAGAAGGAAGATGATCAGAAGGAAAAGGTACTTGAGATGAGTATCGACGAATTGGAGCTTTCCGTTCGTTCTTATAACTGCTTGAAGAGAGCAGGTATTAATACAGTTGAAGAATTGACAAATAAGACTCCGGACGATATGATGAAGGTTCGTAACCTTGGTCGTAAGTCTCTCGATGAAGTTTATGCTAAATTAAAAGAACTTGGTTTGTCACTTCGTACTGGTGATGAGTAA
- the rpsD gene encoding 30S ribosomal protein S4, with the protein MAVDRTPILKRCRSLDMDPVVLGVNKKSRRKLTRANRKVSEYGLQLREKQKAKFIYGMLEKPFRNLYAKAERMPGLTGPNLMILLESRLDNVVFRMGFARTRREARQIVDHKHVLVNGKCVNIPSYKISAGDKIEIKEKSKSLQGFKNIVEANAGVVAPAWMESDVETLTGTVKELPLREQIDVPVNDTLIVELYSK; encoded by the coding sequence ATGGCAGTAGATAGAACACCTATTCTCAAGAGATGTAGATCCTTAGATATGGATCCAGTCGTTCTCGGTGTAAATAAGAAGTCAAGAAGAAAATTGACCAGAGCAAATAGAAAAGTAAGTGAGTACGGTTTACAGCTTCGTGAGAAGCAGAAGGCTAAGTTTATTTATGGTATGCTTGAGAAGCCTTTCCGTAACTTATATGCAAAGGCAGAGCGTATGCCGGGTCTTACAGGACCAAACCTTATGATCCTTCTTGAGTCCAGATTGGATAACGTTGTTTTCCGTATGGGATTTGCAAGAACAAGACGTGAGGCAAGACAGATTGTTGATCACAAGCATGTATTAGTTAATGGCAAGTGCGTAAATATTCCTTCATACAAGATCAGTGCTGGTGATAAGATCGAAATCAAGGAGAAGAGCAAGTCTCTTCAGGGATTTAAGAATATCGTAGAAGCGAACGCAGGTGTAGTTGCTCCGGCATGGATGGAGTCTGATGTTGAGACATTGACAGGAACTGTTAAGGAACTTCCACTCAGAGAGCAGATTGACGTACCTGTAAACGATACACTTATCGTCGAGTTGTACTCTAAGTAA
- the rpsK gene encoding 30S ribosomal protein S11 — protein MAKKVTTKKVAKKRVRKNVDRGQAHIQSSFNNTIVTLTDAEGNALSWASAGGLGFRGSRKSTPYAAQMAAETATKAALPYGLKSVDVMVKGPGSGREAAIRALAACGLEVLSIRDVTPVPHNGCRPPKRRRV, from the coding sequence ATGGCTAAGAAAGTTACTACTAAGAAAGTGGCTAAGAAGCGTGTTAGAAAGAATGTTGATCGTGGACAGGCTCATATTCAGTCATCTTTTAACAATACAATCGTTACATTGACAGATGCCGAAGGTAATGCTTTATCTTGGGCAAGTGCAGGTGGACTTGGATTCAGAGGTTCCAGAAAGTCTACACCATATGCTGCACAGATGGCAGCAGAGACAGCTACAAAGGCAGCTCTTCCTTACGGATTGAAGTCTGTAGATGTTATGGTTAAGGGACCTGGTTCAGGCAGAGAGGCAGCTATCCGTGCTCTCGCAGCTTGCGGTTTGGAAGTATTAAGTATCAGAGACGTAACTCCGGTTCCACATAACGGATGTCGTCCACCAAAGAGAAGAAGAGTCTAA
- the rpsM gene encoding 30S ribosomal protein S13, with protein sequence MARISGVDLPREKRIEIGLTYIYGIGRTSATRILKEANVNPDTRVRDLTDDEVKRLSEVINETQVVEGDLRREVALNIKRLQEIGCYRGIRHRRGLPVRGQKTKTNARTRKGPKKTVANKKK encoded by the coding sequence ATGGCTCGTATTTCAGGTGTTGATTTACCAAGAGAAAAGCGAATCGAAATCGGACTTACCTATATTTATGGTATAGGAAGAACATCAGCTACAAGAATTCTGAAAGAAGCAAACGTAAATCCGGACACAAGAGTTCGTGATCTGACTGACGATGAGGTTAAGAGACTCAGCGAAGTTATCAACGAAACTCAGGTCGTAGAAGGTGATCTGCGTAGAGAAGTAGCTCTTAACATTAAGCGTTTACAGGAAATCGGTTGCTACCGTGGTATCCGTCACAGAAGAGGATTACCTGTTCGTGGACAGAAGACAAAGACAAATGCAAGAACTCGTAAGGGTCCTAAGAAAACAGTAGCAAATAAGAAGAAGTAA
- the rpmJ gene encoding 50S ribosomal protein L36 — translation MKVRASVKPICDKCKVIKRKGSIRIICENPKHKQRQG, via the coding sequence ATGAAGGTTAGAGCATCAGTTAAACCAATTTGCGATAAGTGCAAAGTCATTAAAAGAAAAGGCAGTATTCGTATAATCTGCGAAAATCCAAAGCACAAACAGCGTCAGGGTTAA
- the infA gene encoding translation initiation factor IF-1, with the protein MPKADEIEMEGTVLEKLPNAMFQVELENGLKVLAHISGKLRMNYIKILPGDKVTVVLSPYDLTKGRITWRAK; encoded by the coding sequence ATGCCAAAGGCAGACGAAATCGAAATGGAAGGAACCGTATTGGAGAAGCTTCCAAATGCAATGTTTCAGGTAGAATTAGAGAATGGGTTGAAAGTACTTGCCCATATCAGCGGAAAGCTCAGAATGAATTATATTAAGATCCTTCCGGGCGACAAAGTAACAGTGGTTTTATCTCCATATGACCTTACAAAAGGAAGAATCACTTGGAGAGCAAAATAA
- the map gene encoding type I methionyl aminopeptidase encodes MAIIIKTEQEIELMRKAGEILARTHEELKKIIKPGISTYEIDKCGEEFIRSCGCEPSFLNYQGYPASICVSVNDEVVHGIPSRERILQEGDIVSLDAGVIYKGYHSDSARTYGVGKINPESEQLIQVTKESFFQALAQCRAGNHINDISKAVFGYVTKRGYSAVRDLVGHGVGAHLHEDPNVPNYPKLFKGPKLKPGMVIAIEPMINIGGYAVGWLNDGWTVVTMDGSRSAHYENTVLITDGDPEILSRAEGIEL; translated from the coding sequence ATGGCGATCATAATCAAAACAGAACAAGAGATAGAACTTATGCGTAAGGCGGGAGAAATTCTCGCCCGGACGCATGAGGAACTGAAGAAAATTATAAAACCGGGCATATCCACATATGAGATTGACAAATGTGGTGAGGAATTTATCCGAAGTTGCGGATGTGAACCGTCTTTTCTGAATTATCAGGGGTATCCGGCGTCCATCTGTGTATCTGTCAACGACGAGGTTGTACATGGTATTCCTTCGAGAGAAAGAATTCTGCAGGAAGGCGATATCGTAAGTCTCGATGCCGGAGTTATATACAAGGGATATCACTCGGATTCTGCAAGAACGTATGGCGTCGGGAAGATCAATCCGGAGTCTGAACAATTGATTCAGGTAACAAAGGAAAGTTTTTTTCAGGCGCTTGCACAGTGTAGAGCGGGTAATCATATAAATGATATATCCAAGGCGGTTTTTGGGTATGTTACAAAAAGAGGATATTCGGCTGTACGAGATCTGGTTGGACATGGTGTCGGAGCGCATCTCCACGAAGATCCAAATGTTCCGAACTATCCCAAACTGTTTAAAGGACCAAAGCTGAAACCGGGGATGGTCATAGCAATCGAGCCGATGATTAATATCGGAGGCTATGCAGTCGGCTGGCTGAACGATGGCTGGACTGTTGTGACAATGGACGGCTCACGTTCCGCACATTATGAGAATACCGTGCTGATTACCGACGGAGATCCGGAGATCTTATCGCGGGCAGAGGGAATTGAATTATAA
- a CDS encoding adenylate kinase, translated as MKIIMLGAPGAGKGTQAKMLAEKYGIPHISTGDIFRANIKNGTELGAKAKEYMDKGLLVPDELVVDLIMDRFKADDCKNGYILDGFPRTIPQAEALDAALAANGEKIDYAVNVEVPDENIVNRMSGRRACVGCGATYHIVYNPTKVEGKCDTCGADLILRDDDKPETVLNRLKVYHEQTQPLIDFYTKKGVIAEVDGTKDMKDVFDAIVAILG; from the coding sequence TTGAAGATTATTATGTTAGGCGCACCTGGTGCAGGTAAAGGAACACAGGCAAAGATGTTAGCTGAAAAGTACGGAATCCCACACATTTCAACGGGTGATATCTTCCGTGCGAACATCAAGAACGGTACAGAACTTGGTGCAAAGGCTAAGGAATACATGGACAAGGGACTGCTTGTTCCGGATGAACTGGTTGTAGACCTGATCATGGATCGTTTTAAGGCAGATGACTGCAAGAACGGATATATCCTGGACGGATTCCCAAGAACGATTCCACAGGCGGAGGCTCTTGATGCTGCACTTGCTGCAAATGGCGAGAAAATCGACTATGCTGTGAATGTAGAAGTACCGGATGAGAACATTGTAAATAGAATGTCTGGCAGACGTGCGTGTGTAGGATGTGGCGCAACTTATCATATCGTATACAATCCAACAAAGGTAGAAGGCAAGTGTGATACTTGTGGTGCTGACTTGATCCTGCGTGATGACGATAAGCCGGAGACAGTCCTGAATCGTTTAAAGGTTTACCATGAGCAGACACAGCCGCTCATTGACTTCTATACAAAGAAGGGTGTTATCGCCGAGGTAGATGGAACAAAGGACATGAAGGATGTATTTGATGCGATTGTAGCTATTTTAGGTTAA
- the secY gene encoding preprotein translocase subunit SecY, with the protein MFKTLRDAFKVKEIRMGLLFTFFVLIVIRLGSLIPVPGLNTLAIKEYLESALGDANSFLSSFTGGSFTQMSIFALNVTPYITSSIIIQLLTIAIPALEEMQKDGEDGRKKITAITRYVTIFLAVIESLGLVIGFGRGHYMTVTGPLGYLLVIVTLTTGSAFVMWLGERVTEKGVGNGISIILLINIVSRMPSDFSDLYTKFMKGQDIVDQVIAAAIILAVILVTTVLVVLLQGGVRKIPVQHAQKVQGRRMMGGQQSHIPLKVNTSSVIPVIFASSILSVPMVVVNLFSINTSGVWAKILRGMNSNYWFNPAYPWANIGLIVYILLVVFFAYFYTSVTFNPMEVANNLKKGGGFIPGIRPGKPTQDYLNKILNYIVFIGAVGLLIVAIIPIFFNGMFGANVSFGGTSLIIIVGVVLETIDQIESKMIVRNYSGFLND; encoded by the coding sequence ATGTTCAAAACCTTGCGTGACGCTTTTAAGGTCAAAGAGATCCGTATGGGATTGCTCTTTACATTCTTTGTCCTGATAGTCATCCGTTTGGGTTCATTGATTCCAGTTCCTGGATTGAACACACTTGCAATTAAAGAATATCTGGAGAGCGCACTCGGTGATGCAAATAGCTTCCTGAGTTCGTTCACCGGTGGTTCTTTCACGCAGATGTCTATTTTTGCATTGAATGTAACACCATATATTACTTCTTCCATTATTATTCAGCTTCTTACGATTGCAATTCCGGCATTGGAAGAGATGCAGAAGGATGGAGAAGATGGAAGAAAGAAGATTACAGCTATTACAAGATATGTAACAATTTTCTTGGCTGTAATTGAGAGTCTCGGACTTGTCATCGGTTTCGGCCGTGGACATTATATGACAGTTACCGGACCACTTGGTTATCTTCTGGTTATCGTAACGCTTACAACCGGTAGTGCATTTGTTATGTGGCTTGGTGAACGCGTGACGGAAAAAGGTGTTGGCAACGGTATTTCTATTATCCTGTTGATAAACATCGTATCCAGAATGCCAAGCGATTTTTCAGATTTATATACAAAGTTCATGAAGGGTCAGGATATTGTAGATCAGGTAATTGCAGCAGCAATTATCTTAGCTGTTATTCTTGTAACGACTGTATTGGTTGTATTGTTACAGGGCGGTGTCAGAAAGATTCCGGTACAGCATGCACAGAAGGTGCAGGGAAGAAGAATGATGGGCGGCCAGCAGAGTCATATTCCTCTGAAGGTTAATACATCCAGCGTTATCCCGGTCATCTTCGCTTCATCGATTCTTTCCGTACCAATGGTAGTTGTAAACTTATTCAGCATCAATACCAGTGGTGTATGGGCAAAGATTTTAAGAGGCATGAATTCCAATTATTGGTTTAATCCTGCATATCCATGGGCGAACATAGGTCTGATAGTTTATATCCTGTTAGTTGTATTCTTTGCATATTTCTATACATCGGTTACATTTAATCCGATGGAGGTTGCAAATAACTTAAAGAAGGGCGGCGGATTTATTCCGGGTATTCGTCCTGGTAAACCTACACAGGATTATTTGAATAAAATACTGAATTACATCGTATTTATCGGTGCGGTTGGTTTGTTGATCGTTGCGATTATCCCAATCTTCTTTAACGGAATGTTTGGAGCAAATGTATCATTCGGCGGAACTTCATTGATTATTATTGTAGGTGTAGTTCTTGAGACGATTGATCAGATCGAGTCTAAGATGATTGTACGTAATTATTCAGGATTCTTGAATGATTAA
- the rplO gene encoding 50S ribosomal protein L15, with product MNLSSLKPAEGAVSSDSFRRGRGHGSGNGKTAGKGHKGQKARSGAPRPGFEGGQMPLYRRIPKRGFTSRNHKEIVAINLSVLERFEDGAEVSVATLIEAGIVKNARDGVKILGNGELTKKLTVKANAFSKSAAEKIEALGGKAEVI from the coding sequence ATGAATTTATCAAGTTTAAAGCCAGCTGAAGGCGCTGTATCAAGCGATAGCTTCAGAAGAGGCCGTGGACATGGTTCAGGAAATGGTAAGACTGCTGGTAAGGGCCACAAGGGTCAGAAGGCTCGTTCTGGAGCTCCAAGACCGGGCTTCGAAGGTGGACAGATGCCACTTTACAGAAGAATCCCTAAGAGAGGATTCACAAGCAGAAATCATAAGGAGATCGTTGCAATCAACCTTTCAGTTCTCGAGAGATTCGAAGATGGTGCAGAGGTATCTGTAGCTACATTGATCGAGGCAGGTATTGTAAAGAACGCCAGAGATGGTGTTAAGATTTTAGGAAATGGAGAGTTGACTAAAAAGCTTACTGTTAAGGCAAATGCTTTCAGTAAGTCCGCTGCAGAGAAGATTGAAGCTCTTGGTGGAAAAGCAGAGGTGATTTAG
- the rpmD gene encoding 50S ribosomal protein L30 encodes MADKVKVTLVKSPIGAIPKHRATVKALGLTKMHKTVELPNNAATMGMVQQVRHLVKVEEA; translated from the coding sequence ATGGCAGATAAGGTAAAAGTAACATTAGTAAAGTCACCAATCGGTGCAATTCCTAAGCATAGAGCAACTGTTAAGGCACTTGGTCTTACAAAGATGCATAAGACTGTAGAACTTCCAAACAATGCAGCTACAATGGGAATGGTACAGCAGGTTCGTCACTTAGTAAAAGTAGAAGAAGCTTAA
- the rpsE gene encoding 30S ribosomal protein S5 has translation MKREIIDASNLELEDSVVNIKRVTKVVKGGRNMRFAALVVVGDKNGHVGAGLGKAAEVPEAIRKAKEDAIKKLVKVDINENGSIPYDYTGKFGSASVLLKSSPEGTGIIAGGPARKVLELAGYKNIRTKSLGSNNKQNVVLATIEGLKAIKSPEEIAKLRGKSLDEILN, from the coding sequence ATGAAACGTGAAATTATCGATGCTTCTAATTTAGAATTGGAAGATAGCGTAGTAAACATTAAGCGTGTCACCAAAGTTGTAAAAGGTGGACGTAACATGAGATTTGCTGCTCTTGTAGTTGTCGGAGATAAGAACGGACACGTAGGTGCCGGCTTAGGTAAGGCAGCTGAGGTCCCTGAGGCAATCCGCAAGGCAAAAGAGGATGCAATCAAGAAACTTGTAAAAGTTGATATTAACGAGAATGGAAGTATTCCATATGATTATACAGGTAAGTTCGGCAGCGCAAGCGTACTGCTGAAGTCTTCACCGGAAGGTACCGGTATCATCGCTGGTGGTCCTGCTCGTAAGGTACTTGAGCTTGCAGGATATAAGAACATCCGTACAAAGTCTCTCGGCTCTAACAACAAGCAGAATGTTGTTCTTGCTACAATCGAGGGTCTTAAGGCAATTAAGTCCCCTGAAGAGATTGCAAAACTCCGTGGTAAGTCTTTAGACGAGATTCTTAACTAA
- the rplR gene encoding 50S ribosomal protein L18, producing MIKKESRSAIRIKKHLRVRNRFSGTAERPRLAVFRSNNHMYAQIIDDTVGNTLVSASTVQKDVKDQLEKTNDVAAAAYLGKVIAQKALDAGIKEVVFDRGGFIYQGKIQALADAAREAGLEF from the coding sequence ATGATTAAAAAGGAATCAAGAAGTGCTATTCGTATTAAGAAGCATTTAAGAGTTCGTAACCGTTTTAGCGGCACTGCTGAAAGACCAAGACTTGCTGTATTCAGAAGTAATAATCATATGTACGCTCAGATTATTGACGATACAGTTGGTAACACTTTAGTGTCAGCTTCAACAGTTCAGAAGGACGTAAAGGATCAGTTAGAGAAGACAAATGATGTTGCAGCAGCAGCTTATCTTGGCAAGGTAATTGCACAGAAGGCTCTTGATGCAGGTATCAAGGAAGTTGTCTTTGACAGAGGCGGTTTTATATATCAGGGTAAGATTCAGGCTTTAGCAGATGCTGCTAGAGAAGCTGGTCTTGAATTCTAA
- the rplF gene encoding 50S ribosomal protein L6, which yields MSRIGRMPIAIPAGVTVEIAENNKVTVKGPKGTLERVLPAEMEIKQEGEEILVNRPNDLKKMRSLHGLTRTLIHNMVIGVTEGYTKVLEVNGVGYRAAKQGNKLNLALGYSHPVEMIDPDGITTTVDGNKITVSGIDKEKVGQYAAEIREKRAPEPYKGKGIKYVDEVIRRKVGKTGKK from the coding sequence ATGTCACGAATCGGAAGAATGCCTATCGCTATTCCGGCAGGCGTAACTGTTGAGATAGCAGAAAATAATAAGGTGACTGTAAAGGGACCAAAGGGAACTCTTGAGAGAGTACTTCCAGCAGAGATGGAGATCAAGCAGGAAGGCGAAGAGATTCTCGTAAACAGACCAAACGACTTGAAGAAGATGCGTTCACTTCATGGTCTTACAAGAACTCTCATTCACAACATGGTAATTGGTGTAACTGAGGGATATACAAAGGTTTTGGAAGTTAACGGTGTTGGTTACAGAGCAGCTAAGCAGGGTAACAAGCTGAACCTTGCACTTGGTTACTCACATCCGGTTGAGATGATTGATCCGGATGGAATCACAACAACTGTAGATGGTAACAAGATCACTGTTAGCGGTATCGACAAGGAAAAGGTTGGCCAGTATGCTGCCGAAATCCGTGAGAAGAGAGCCCCAGAGCCATATAAGGGCAAGGGTATCAAGTACGTTGATGAAGTTATCAGACGTAAAGTTGGTAAGACTGGTAAGAAATAA
- the rpsH gene encoding 30S ribosomal protein S8 produces MSMSDPIADMLTRIRNANTAKHDTVDIPASKMKLAIADILLKEGYVKAVDVVEEGNFKTIKITLKYGANKNEKILTGLKKISKPGLRVYASKDELPKVLGGLGTAIISTNKGVLTDKEARKENVGGEVLAFIW; encoded by the coding sequence ATGTCAATGAGCGATCCAATTGCAGATATGCTTACAAGAATCCGTAATGCAAATACTGCAAAACATGATACAGTAGATATACCTGCTTCAAAGATGAAGCTGGCGATTGCAGACATTCTCCTCAAGGAAGGTTATGTCAAGGCAGTTGACGTTGTTGAGGAAGGAAACTTCAAGACAATCAAGATTACACTTAAGTATGGTGCAAACAAGAACGAGAAGATCCTTACAGGTCTTAAGAAAATCTCTAAGCCTGGTCTTCGTGTATACGCATCAAAGGATGAGCTTCCAAAGGTACTCGGTGGCCTCGGTACAGCAATCATCTCTACAAACAAGGGTGTATTAACAGATAAGGAAGCAAGAAAAGAAAATGTTGGTGGAGAAGTACTGGCTTTCATTTGGTAG
- a CDS encoding type Z 30S ribosomal protein S14 gives MAKTSMKIKQQRPQKFSTREYTRCKICGRPHSVLRKYGICRVCFRELAYKGQIPGVKKSSW, from the coding sequence ATGGCTAAAACATCTATGAAGATTAAGCAGCAGCGTCCTCAGAAGTTTTCTACCAGAGAGTACACTCGTTGCAAGATTTGTGGTCGTCCACATTCAGTTTTGAGAAAATATGGAATTTGTAGAGTATGTTTCCGTGAGTTAGCATACAAGGGACAGATACCAGGCGTTAAGAAGTCAAGCTGGTAA
- the rplE gene encoding 50S ribosomal protein L5, whose protein sequence is MSRLKDLYSNEIKDAMVKKFGYKNVMQIPKLDKIVINMGVGEAKENAKVLDTAIKDLETITGQKAVVTRAKKSVANFKLREGMPIGCKVTLRGEKMYEFTDRLVNLALPRVRDFRGVNPDAFDGRGNYALGIKEQLIFPEIEYDKVDKVRGMDIIFVTTAETDEEARELLTLFGMPFKK, encoded by the coding sequence TTGAGCAGACTTAAAGATTTATATAGCAACGAAATTAAAGATGCTATGGTTAAGAAGTTTGGATATAAGAATGTAATGCAGATTCCAAAGCTTGATAAGATCGTTATCAACATGGGCGTTGGAGAAGCAAAGGAAAACGCAAAGGTTTTAGATACTGCAATCAAGGATCTTGAGACAATCACAGGTCAGAAGGCAGTTGTAACACGTGCTAAGAAGTCCGTAGCGAACTTCAAGTTAAGAGAAGGTATGCCAATCGGATGTAAGGTTACACTTCGTGGCGAGAAGATGTATGAGTTTACAGACAGACTTGTAAACCTTGCACTTCCACGAGTACGTGACTTTAGAGGTGTTAATCCGGATGCTTTTGATGGTAGAGGTAACTATGCATTAGGTATCAAGGAGCAGCTTATTTTCCCTGAAATCGAGTACGATAAGGTTGATAAGGTAAGAGGTATGGATATCATCTTCGTTACCACAGCTGAGACAGACGAGGAAGCTCGTGAGTTATTGACTTTGTTCGGTATGCCATTTAAGAAGTAG